AGCTCCAGGGCAGCcctgcaaggggggggggggcaggcggggcagctcctcccactgccccatgaggcagaggccagggagccCATCTCACTCGTCAGGCTGTGGTGCCAGCTCACAGCACAGGACCGCTAGCCGCACTGCAGAGAGGAGACCCTCACCCTCGCCCAAAACCAACTTAAAACTCGCCAGAGTGGAAATTCCTCCAGAACAGATGACAAAGGCACCGCGGCGGAATGACACCCGAGGAGCCATTAAAGGCTGAGCGGCTGTGCTGCATCGGCAGTAAAAAGCAGACCCTCTGTAGCCACACAGAAGGTGGATAAACTGTCAACACAGAGGAAGTGGAGACACGGTATCAGCGCAGAAGCGTAGAAGCTACGAGAAGCTGCGTCAGGACACAGGAGGGGAACGCAGACACTCCTCTCCGAAGGTGCAGCGATCAGTATCTTGTGGTCGTTGTGGTCAGACGTCACCCGAGaacattttccattgatttttagggagaggaagggagagggaaagacagagagaaacatcgatgtgagagaatcatcaatgggctgcctcctgcacgtgccccgaccagggcccggccaggaaggagcctgcaaccaagatacatgcccttgactggaatcgaacccgggaccctctggtccaccggccggcgctctatccactgagccacactggccagggctgtatcaGACATTTCAAAAGGAAAGAGGACGGACAGTGTGACACACACACAACCACGACTGTGCTAACAGCAGGGGGAGGTGCAGAGcaccagccaccagccagggcaggccccacgcacacagcccctccctgcggacaggcacaggcccggggccATGCTGGGGCCGAGCCACGACACGAGAGGATTTTGTAGCACAAACCACGACATCGTTAGGACTGTGGGTGAATGTGCTGACGAGGGCTGCAGGGCAGAGTTCAAGGACGTTAAGTTTATGGAACTGTTTGGTTAAATTACCCATCTGTACGCACCAAGTTAAAAAATGCTATagtttctgccctggctggttctgctcagtggatagagtgtcggtctgcaggctgaagggtcccaggttcgattcccagtcagggcacatgttgcgagctcaatccccagtagggggcgtgcaggaggcagccaatcaacgattctcatcattgatgtttctatctctccctctcccttcctctctgaaatcaatttttaaaatacatatatttttaaaatgttagtttctTAGCAGAAAAAAATACGGAGCCAAATGTCTCCCCAAGATACTGCCCTGTGGGccaggggaagggcaggaagagggcGCTCTCGGCACAGGCCCCCCAGCCAGGGGCATGGGCTCCCCCAGTCCCAGGAGTGAGGACCAAGGAGACGGGCCGCCCGCAGCGGGCACCCAGCCCAGTGGGTGTGACATCTGACAttccagagcagtgatggcgagcctatgacacgcgggtcacaggtgacacgcaaactcatttttttggttgatttttctttgttaaatggcatttaaatatcctatctaataaaagagaaacatggtaattggcgtacgaccgctacccttttcattggctaatcagcgagatatgcaaattaactgtcagccaagatggcggcggcagccaggcagcttgaaactaacatgaggcttggttgcctcagtgacggaggaaaccaacgttccccacctgcggctgcctctgagcgggcagtttaagaaacattgtaacaaatacgcccaacttcagccagcagattcgcaacattgtaagcaaaggccagaaacctactttcagcaccggagggaggcctaagagctggagccaagcctcaaggtaaagctggcacagaattaaaaaaaaaaaggaaaaaaggagcggttgggagcttcagtcacccccagcctgaaaacagccctcagcccctcacccaggctggccaggcaccccagtggggacccccaccctgatccaggacacccttcggggcaaaccagccggccccacccgtgcaccaggcctctaccctatatagtaaaagggtaatatgcctcccagcaccgggatcagcgtgacagggggcagcgcccaaaccccctgatcaccttgcggctctgtgtgtgacagggggcggggccacaacctccctatccaccctgctctgttcctgacaggggggagctcccccccccacgggccctgctctgtgtgtgacagggtagagccataacctccccatcagccctgccctgagtgtgagagtggcggcgccccaaccccctgatccgccctgctctgtgggtgatagagggcagcaccccaaccccctgatgggccctgctctgtgcgtgacagggtacagagccccaacccccctgatgggccctgctctgtgtgtgacagggggttgctccacaacctccccatcgaccctgccttgagtgtgacagggggcagcgccccaactccccaatcagccctgctctgagcccgaccaggggctgcacctagggattgggcctgccctctgccacccgggagcaagcctaagccagcaggtcgttatctcccgaggggtcccagactgctagagggcacaggccaggctgagggacccccccttcccccccgagtgcacaaatttttgtgcaccgggcctctagtataaaataaatatcaaaaatataagtgtttattttactatggttgcaaatatcaaaaaatttctatgtgtgacacggcaccagagttaagttagggtttttcaaaatgctgacacgccgagtcagaaggttcgccatcactgggctagaagCAAACACATCTGAGTGAGGAGCTGCCAGCAGAGGCGGTGCCCAGCCATGCACTACGGCGGCTGAAGGGGCTCAGACCCTCCCTGCCGTGGACAGGGGGCCCCTTTTGAAGAAAACCAGCTGCTCAGACAGGTGACACACctgctcccacacctgcctctgctgACGTCACACCCTCCACCACGCGCGTCAAGCCGTACCCAGCCTCCAGGCCACCGCCGccccaggcctgccttcccctcaCTGCTTGCCCCCAGCTCAGCCTCTGGCCAGGACCTCCCCGCCCCTCAGACCACAGAGCTCCCCCCACGGCAGGCCCCCTGCCCTCGGTGACCTCCAGCCGCACAGGGGGCAGACCACTGGGCGAGCAGGGGCCCCAGTGGAACcgcagggactgaacccacaggGACCCAACCCGCAGGGACAGAACCCGCAGTGGCCATGGCTCTTCAGGCAGTTACTCCAACACTGGGCTCCATCTCACAGAGAAGGTATGCCTCCACCACAGAGGGTGGGGCTGAGTCTGCTCCCCCAGGCCACGGCTCAGACAAGGGGAGCACTGGCGCCTCACACCCAGGCCACGGTTCAGACAGGGAGCACCAGCGCCTCACACCCAGGCCACGGCTCAGACAGGGAGCACCGGCACCTCACACCCAGGCCACGGCTCAGACGGGGAGCACCGGCGCCTCACACCCAGGCCACGGCTCAGACGGGGAGCACCGGCGCCTCACACCCAGGCCACGGCTCAGACGGGGAGCACCGGCGCCTCACACCCAGGCCACGGCTCAGATGGGGAGCACCGGCGCCTCACACCCAGGCCACGGCTCAGACGGGGAGCACCGGCGCCTCACACCCAGGCCACGGCTCAGACGGGGAGCACCGGCGCCTCACACCCAGGCCACGGCTCAGACAGGGGGAGCACCGGCGCCTCACACCCAGGCCACGGCTCAGACAGGGGGAGCACTGGCGCCTCACACCCAGGCCACGGCTCAGATGGGGAGCACCGGCGCCTCACACCCAGGCCACGGCTCAGACGGGGAGCACCGGCGCCTCACACCTGGGAGACGCGGGAGGGCTGCTGGCAGGCGCCAGCCCCTCAGGAATTGGGCGAGGACCCAGAGCCACAGATAAGGTCAGACCTGGTGCCAAACACTACACAATGGCGTACAGGCCTCACCAGTGACATGTTCACCGCAGAACCTGCAGAGGAACGGGAAGCAGATGTCTCGGGAGAGCCTGGGGACGCATGGGCCGCGCCACCGGTCAGGACCCCAGACGCCCGGGGCCCGGGAGCGTGGCTGCCTTCCGCCTGAGCTCACTATAACCCTGACCCGACCGCTCACCCCAACCCCCTAGCAGAGCGCCGGGGCCTTTCACACACAAACGAGGCCTCCTTTGTGCTGAGGACCAGGAATCCTACCTCTGTTGATGGTGTTTCTGAGCATGAACATGGCCATGACGCAGCTCAGAGCCCTACTGTGTGCCCTTCTCGCTGCCCTGTGTGCCCTTCTTGCTGCCCTACTGTGTGCCCTTCTCGCTGCCCTGTGTGCCCTTCTTGCTGCCCTACTGTGTGTCCTCCTCACTGCCCTATGTGCCCTTCTCGCTGCCCTGTGTGCCCTTCTTGCTGCCCTACTGTGTGCCCTCCTCACTGCCTTACTGTGTGCCCTCCTCGCTGCCCTGTGTGCCCTTCTTGCTGCCCTACTGTGTGCCCTTCTCGCTGCCCTGTGTGCCCTTCTTGCTGCCCTACTGTGTGCCCTCCTCACTGCCCTACTATGTGCCCTCCTCACTGCCCTACTATGTGCCCTTCTCGCTGCCCTGTGTGCCCTTCTTGCTGCCCTACTGTGTGCCCTCCTCACTGCCCTACTGTGTGCCCTTCTTGCTGCCCTGTGTGCCCTCCTCACTGCGCCCGAATGACCACACGAGCAGGCGGCACAAGCAGACGTAGAATTTACTTCGTTCTTTCCTCCTCCCGTCTCCtattaaatatctgaaatatattaatcttaaaaaaaactattaacaCAGTTCTGGCTGAATACAGGCAGCGGAGTGAATAGCAAGTCTGAGTGCAGAATCGCAGGTCATTTTAAAAACTGGAGTGTGGGGCCCACCCCAGGGTGCCAGCTGCCCTGCGAGAGGACACCGTGGACTTCTCTGCCCAGCGAGGCTGGGAGGGACACGAGGCCACAGAAGGTGCGGGTGCAGCCCTGGCTCCGTCCGGGGACGAGGGCGAGGCTCAGCAGCCTGTCCCCAGGTCTGACCGTGCCGGGTGTGACCTCGACGGCCGGCGCGGGCTCAGTCCCGCAGCAGGCTCTCGGGCTTGGGGTAGCCGAACAGCACGAAGTCGGCCTCGTAGAGCTTGTACAGCTGCTGCCGCCAGGCCAGCGGGATCTGGGCGAAccagccctcctcccagctgctggCCGTGCGGTTCCGGTAGCTGGGCGGGAAGTGCAGCCGCCGGTCCACCCCGAGCAGCCGCAGCAGCTGCGCGGCGTCCCGGTCCAGCGTCTCCAGCTTGCCCACGAAGTCGTACTCGatctggcaggggtggcagagccGGTGCACCTGCCGCCAGTGCTCGTTGAAGGGCGCCAGCCGCTCGGTGCGCGGGTCCAGCAGGTACTGGATGAAGTTGGCGAAGGACACGCGGAGGCCGGCGCCGAAGGCCTCGCGCACAGACGCGGGCAGGCTGGTGCGGTTGGCGTAGGCGCGGAGCATGGGCACCGCGAACTTGCGGTAGAACTCCTCGTTCTCCAGCTCGAACTTGCTACGGAAGGCGGAGATGAGGCGCACGAAGGGGTCGCGCACGAACAGGAACTTGGTGTACTTCTTCAGCTTGACCTTCATGAGGTGGCGCGAGAACTTCCCGTAGCGGCGCCAGAACTTGTTGAAGGTCAGGTGCGTGCTGGAGTTGTGCACGAACTCGCGGGGGATGTCGAGGGGGTCGCGGTAGGGCGCGCCGCGGTCCAGGAGGCTGCCGCTGAGCACGATCATGACGCGCTTCCAGTTGGTGCAGGCCGCCTTGGGCACGTAGCAGTAGATGACCCCGTGGCGGTCGTCCACGATGAGGTGGTTCAGCTCGTAGTTGGGGATGTCGTCGAAGGAGCGCTCCTTGGCGGGGAAGGCGAAGCTGGCGTTGGCGCAGAAGTCCCGCAGCAGGCTCCTGCGCGCGGCCTGCGCATCGGGCTCAGGGCCGGGCGGGGCGTGGCTGGACCAGTCGTAGCCCCGCACACTCTCCTCCAGGCCGCCCTCCGGGCCGCCCGGTGCGGGTCTGCCGGAGGCCGGTGGCGGCGGCTCCGTCTTTCTCTCGGGAGGGCCGTTCCGCTTCGGGCCGGCGCCCAGCAGCTTCTCCAAGAACTCGTCCACGTCCGACGGGAGGTCCtgcccggggctggggaggggccccggcaGGTGCGGCCGGGACAGGGCCGTGTGCAGGTAGAAGTGGGCGGTGCCCACGCTGTCCCAGTACACGATGATCAGCAGGATCATGAACACGGAGCCCAGCGCCAGCCACAGGCGGAAGAGCCGCGTCTTGGTCATCCTGCCGTGGACGGCGggcccctggcctgtgccctcactccAGCGTCATGGGGCGGCCGACGCTCCGGGAGCTGCAAGGCAACGGAGAGCCAGTTAgcgccctctccccagcctctcctgggCTCAAGGTCAGAGGAGGCCCCGCTCAGGTCCTTCCTCCATGTTCTCCTCCAGGGgcgtctctctccctcccacaccccctccccgcccccagcgctGGGCTCCCTCAGGAGCTGTGGCTTCTCCGGGTCACGTGACTAATGCTGCTCCCAAGCGCCCAAAGGAGCCAGTGTGACTGACAGGTGACCCTGAGGGAGGCGGGACGTCCCGCAGGCGAGAAGAGGACCCGAGGATCCGAGCCCAGTGACAGCGGGACGACGAGGCCACAGGCCTTTCTGGACCTTCCCTCCTCCAGATGTGCGGCCGGGAGAGCTTCTTGAGATGAAGGTGAAACCATTGAAAAGAAAAACGGGGAAAAGGAACTTAAAGTGTCAAGTGACTAGAGATGGGTTTCCAGGCCAAGGCTAAcaagcaggagcagcagggtcGGCCACGGTCACACCAGAGGGCATGGCCCAGGCCGCGCCCTGAAGGCTGGGACCCAGGTGGGCGCTGCCGGCTGCCGACCCCACACCTCACCCGTCGTTCAGCCACGAAGGTGCGTGCGCAGCCGCAGTGCCCGCCAATCTCACGGGCAGTTTAATGAGGCGCAGTTAAATGTAAGGGAAAGTCACTCCACATTCGAAGATCATGGTGATACGCACGTTGGTAATATGACAACGCACAGGGGAAGCGCCAGCGATCTTACTAACTCCGCCCCAGAAGCTGACTTCTCTCCTGGGCGTGAGGCCCTGAGCTGGCACCAGACCCCACACAGAGCCCTCCCGGCACTGAGGCGCGAGGAGGTGGAGGGGGCCCGGGCCGGCGGGTCTGCGGAGTGGCCGGGGCCGTCCCTCCAGGCCTGGGCGCCAATGCTTCGTCCTCCGGGACGACGGGGCCTTTGCTCACAGAGCTGCCGAGTGGGCCCCACACAGCCAGCCACTGTGCAGAGCTGCCCGCGGGCCGGGGAGCGTGTGGGCCGCCCGCCCATCCACCCGCGGGCCGGCTCACGGTCGCATCCGACGCAGACTGCCCAGTTTTTACCAGACGCTCGGGTTTATTACCTTATTTCTGAGAGAATTCCCTTCGGGCCCAGCTCCCCGACTTCTGAGCATGAGCCCAGTGACTTGTGCTGCGTTAAGAGCCCAAGAACGTTTCGGGTTCTATTTACGTCTGCGGCTGGCGGAAGCCAGGGGCGAGCGCCTGTGCCCAGCCCACGGACAGCGTGCGAGGCCAACATGCCTGCGGTCGCGTGGGGGCACCGGCAGGGACTTGGAAAGTTTCTGTTTGCGGCCTCGCCCTGGCCGCCCGCCCAGCCCTGCAGCGCCGCTGTGAGCCAGGTGTCCGTGGGCCCACCCACGCCAGTGGCCCTGCCACGCCCCCGACGGAGGCCACGTGAGAACAATAAAAGGGCACGTGCTGAGAGTGGAAGGCGCCAGTGTCCCAGGAGACCATGTGGCCTCAGAAGTGGAGCGATGTCCCCACGAGCGGCCCACGTGCAGCGGGCTGTCTGCTGGCTCCCGCTGCCctgacccccactccccccacggAAGGGATGTCAGAGCACGCCCCGTCCACACCCCAACTGGGTCCCCGTTCTCGGAAGACGGGGACCGTGTCTACGAAATCGCCCACACTCCTCCCAGGACTCGAACGCAGATGCGTGGCATTTGACGCTGGAATCCAAAGAACTCTTTTCTCAAACTTAAGCCAATTCCAAGAGATATTTCAGGGTGAAGTAATGATAATAAATGTCACCATGAGGGAGGTTCACCTTAGAATGCACCCAGACTCCACCCTctgggcccctcccccgccccccacccccaccccagccctggcccagctctCAGCTGACCACCGCAGGCCCATGGCCTCCCTGCTTCTGCGCAAACCCCTCTGATCACTGGCGCCACCGGCTCCGTTTCCAGCCCTTACAGCGGCCTGTGACGTGCCCTGTGCCTGGGACCCCGCACCccgtctctccccctgcccctccctggccctgctcgGCCACATGGCCTTTCTGGGCATCAACAACCCTGACCaggcccccggcccggcccgggcaggctctgtcccctgtggcctcctccctccctcctgatcTCTGCTCACAGCTCGCCCCTCAGGGCGGCCGCCTGGTCACGCCCGCCTGCGCTCCCCACCTCCACTGCCTCTTCTCCAGGTCGCCTCCAGCACCAGTCACCGGTCAGTCTGCCCACTGACGCTGCCCGAGAAGAGAAGCGCTGCAAGGAGGCACTTAGCCGACCAGCCAGCACAGCTGCCCCCTCGCGGCTTAGGATCATGCCTGGCGCCCAGCAGGTGCTCAAAAAGTTCTtatgctgccctggccggtgtggctcagtggttggagcatcagcctgcacgcagaagggtctcaggttcgattccggtcaagggcatgtacctgggttgcaggttccatccccacccATCAtggcaagtgtgggaggcaaacaatcgacaTGTCTCTACACactgatgtctctccctctctctctcccctcccccctcccactttctctaaaaatcaaccgaaaaaacaTCCTGATGAGGATTAACGGCAACAAAAAGCTCTTAACACAACACAGGCCCAGAGACACACGAGGGCCGACTGCGCAATCTCTGAACTGGGTGACGGGAAAAGGGCTCCTGGTACCGTCCCCTGACTCTGCCGCGTGAGATCCCCTCACAACTTAAAGGAAGACAAGCCAAAGGCAGtgccacagctcccacagccagGGGCGCGAACAGAACGTGACGCAACGAGAGGAAAGAACAAGCACGCTGGTCAGGGGCTGGCGAGTGATCCCCAGACAGGCGCCGCCTCCCTCGGGGCGTACGCCCCGTCTCTATTTCAGCAGCGTTAGGCATCTTGTTTCGGATTCAGTCCTGAGGGGTTCATCAGGAAACACAGCGCCCCCCCACCTcgctcccaggccccgccccctgctcccaggccccgccccctgctcccaggcccccCTCGCTCCCAGGGCCCgcccccacccttctccccatTCTTTCCTGCGGAATCTTTGGGTTTCTCTAAGGAAAGCCCAGGGCGACAGCAATTGTTCGGTTTGGCGTGGTCTCCCGCTGCCCACTGGCAGGTGGATGGCAGTGTCgtccccccgcccgccctgccACCCGCACACCTGCTCCGAGAGCACGTGGTCACTGCCGTTAGCGCCACCGGAGGGTCTCCGGTGGAAGGGCTGTCACGGGGCGCACACCGTCTTTCCTGCTCCCGCACAGCAGTGTGCTTCCGGGGAACTAGGAAGTCCTGGTCTTCTTTGCTTTGTTTACATGTAGTTATCGCCaaccccgccccctgccagcTGTGAACTCCCCTCCAGATGTCCCAGCCCGAGTGCCTGTCAACGTCACCTTCCCCACAGCTCCTTCGCGCCCGGCGCCTCTGGCCAGCTGGGGACACCTTCCAGCACCGGCCGGTGTGCCCTCGGCTCACCCGGGACCCCCCTCTCCGGAAGAAAACGCTGTCCCCTCCAgctttgttttaatgtttttattgatttttagaaagagggagacagaaacagccatgagagaaacatcatcagctgccACCCGCGCAGCCCCCACCGGGACCGGCCGCAGCCCAGGCTCGTGCCCTGACCCGGGGTCGTGACCTCCGGGCTCACAGGTCAGCACAGCCACCGAGGTGTGCATTTCTGCTGCTTTTTCGTGTCCGAGAGCTTCCCTCCGGCTCTGCCGTCTCCTCAGCGCTTCCTCTTCTCCCTGTGCATTGGTGCggcctgctgcccagccccttcCTGCACCCGCCAGCGGGGGgccccctgcccaagcccaggCTCTCTCCACAAGGACCTGGGTTTCCTGTCCCTGCTgaagggggaggggctgaagggCTGGGGCTCTGaaccccggggtgggggggtcagtaATTAGGAGCCTCATTAGCGAGCGCCCAGCTATGCCTCCT
The sequence above is a segment of the Myotis daubentonii chromosome 5, mMyoDau2.1, whole genome shotgun sequence genome. Coding sequences within it:
- the CHST12 gene encoding carbohydrate sulfotransferase 12 encodes the protein MTKTRLFRLWLALGSVFMILLIIVYWDSVGTAHFYLHTALSRPHLPGPLPSPGQDLPSDVDEFLEKLLGAGPKRNGPPERKTEPPPPASGRPAPGGPEGGLEESVRGYDWSSHAPPGPEPDAQAARRSLLRDFCANASFAFPAKERSFDDIPNYELNHLIVDDRHGVIYCYVPKAACTNWKRVMIVLSGSLLDRGAPYRDPLDIPREFVHNSSTHLTFNKFWRRYGKFSRHLMKVKLKKYTKFLFVRDPFVRLISAFRSKFELENEEFYRKFAVPMLRAYANRTSLPASVREAFGAGLRVSFANFIQYLLDPRTERLAPFNEHWRQVHRLCHPCQIEYDFVGKLETLDRDAAQLLRLLGVDRRLHFPPSYRNRTASSWEEGWFAQIPLAWRQQLYKLYEADFVLFGYPKPESLLRD